From the Gemmatimonadales bacterium genome, one window contains:
- the ilvE gene encoding branched-chain-amino-acid transaminase: MSLIWINGEWHDRETAKVSVYDHGLLYGDGVFEGMRVYGGKPFRMEEHLERLYDSAQAIWLTVPIPLEEMARVTVEGVERAGLKEGYLRHMVTRGMGDLGLDPRSCPHPTAIIIFDTIRIWPAERYEKGLAMIGSATPMPNRETLSPRVKSLNYLPHIMAKLEGIQAQMDEVLMLDRTGYVAEASGMNIFVVRRGVLTTPPSWTGILRGVTRDLVIELAAEAGLTVREEPINRYDVYTADEAFLTGTAAEIAPIRSLDGRQIGAGPIGPVTRTLMDRFKALTRG; this comes from the coding sequence ATGAGCCTCATCTGGATCAACGGAGAATGGCACGACCGCGAGACCGCCAAGGTCTCGGTGTACGACCACGGCCTGCTCTACGGCGACGGGGTGTTCGAAGGGATGCGGGTGTATGGGGGCAAGCCGTTCCGGATGGAGGAGCATCTCGAGCGACTCTACGACTCCGCGCAGGCCATCTGGCTCACCGTCCCCATACCGCTGGAGGAGATGGCCCGGGTGACGGTCGAGGGGGTTGAGCGGGCCGGGCTCAAGGAGGGCTACCTGCGCCATATGGTGACCCGCGGCATGGGGGACCTCGGCCTCGACCCGCGCAGCTGCCCGCACCCGACCGCGATCATCATTTTTGACACCATCCGTATCTGGCCTGCCGAGCGATACGAGAAGGGGCTTGCCATGATCGGCTCGGCCACACCGATGCCCAATCGCGAGACCCTCTCTCCGCGCGTCAAGTCGCTCAATTACCTGCCGCATATCATGGCCAAGCTGGAGGGCATCCAGGCACAGATGGACGAGGTGCTGATGCTCGACCGGACCGGCTATGTGGCCGAGGCGTCCGGGATGAACATCTTCGTCGTGCGGCGCGGGGTGCTGACCACGCCGCCGTCCTGGACGGGCATCCTGCGCGGAGTGACCCGTGATCTGGTCATCGAGCTGGCCGCCGAGGCGGGACTGACGGTGCGGGAAGAACCGATCAACCGCTACGATGTGTACACGGCCGACGAGGCGTTCCTGACTGGCACCGCAGCGGAGATTGCGCCGATCCGGTCACTCGACGGGCGCCAGATCGGCGCCGGACCGATCGGGCCTGTGACCCGCACATTGATGGACCGGTTCAAGGCGCTCACCCGCGGGTGA
- a CDS encoding serine hydrolase, producing the protein MGLALIDLGSGDSLWINAQWRVHAASTMKVPVLIELAQRVDAGRFGWDWPLLVKNEFHSIVDSSTFALLVPDDSEKTLFAREGEMVPARELARLMITWSSNFATNLLVDQLGAPQIQATSRRLGADSIVVLRGVEDQKAFDRGLSNTTTARDLAVLLASIARGQAASDSSTAIMLDILTHQQFRAGIPAGVPPGTKIASKTGGITGINHDAAVIYPPSRPPYVLVILTRGFERPADAEAYMARISAEVWASLVGS; encoded by the coding sequence GTGGGTCTGGCCCTGATCGATCTGGGCAGCGGTGACTCGCTCTGGATCAACGCCCAGTGGCGGGTCCACGCGGCCAGTACCATGAAGGTACCGGTCCTCATCGAGCTTGCCCAGCGGGTGGATGCGGGCCGGTTTGGCTGGGACTGGCCGCTGCTGGTCAAGAACGAGTTCCACTCCATCGTGGACAGCTCGACCTTCGCGTTGCTCGTGCCCGACGACTCCGAGAAGACCCTCTTCGCCCGCGAGGGTGAAATGGTCCCGGCCCGGGAACTGGCCCGCCTGATGATCACCTGGAGCAGCAACTTCGCGACCAACCTGCTGGTGGACCAGCTGGGGGCACCGCAGATCCAGGCGACTTCCCGGCGGCTGGGGGCTGATTCGATCGTGGTCTTGCGCGGCGTCGAGGACCAGAAGGCTTTTGACCGCGGTCTCAGCAACACCACGACGGCGCGCGACCTGGCCGTTCTGCTCGCGTCCATCGCGCGGGGTCAGGCGGCCTCGGACTCCTCCACCGCCATCATGCTCGACATCCTGACCCACCAGCAGTTTCGCGCGGGGATTCCGGCCGGCGTCCCGCCGGGGACGAAGATTGCCAGCAAGACCGGCGGCATCACGGGCATCAACCACGACGCCGCCGTGATCTATCCACCCAGCCGTCCCCCGTACGTCCTCGTCATCCTGACCCGGGGTTTCGAGCGGCCCGCCGACGCCGAGGCGTACATGGCGAGGATTTCGGCCGAGGTGTGGGCAAGCCTGGTGGGCTCCTAG